Proteins from a single region of SAR202 cluster bacterium:
- a CDS encoding PDZ domain-containing protein produces MSIKARKILFFPLMLLLLALLLSACDKSPFETDTVTPTPGSTATSQGTPIPTATVPAAAPVSVSSQELSVPEIVQRLKPSVVHIQTEAVRLDSLNRPVPSAGVGTGEILDTSGHVLTNNHVVEGAQRVIVTLSDGRPFEARIIGGDAQLDLAVLKIEAGGLTPIPIGQSSSMQVGDRVIAIGHALNLVGGPTVTGGLVSALDRSIDIDQNTTIQHLIQTDAAINPGNSGGPLVNSVGQLIGINTARLPDAQGVGFAIAIDPVKPLIQELIQKGSIDRGFLGVSIVTVTPSLAANFNLSVKSGVAVTAVSADAPAQAAGIRAGDIIVSLAGRPVNNVAELDRILIENRAGTTVEVEVVRGTQRMKFNVTLAQRPR; encoded by the coding sequence ATGTCAATCAAGGCAAGGAAAATACTGTTTTTTCCTCTTATGCTCCTCCTTCTCGCTCTGCTCTTATCCGCCTGCGATAAAAGTCCTTTTGAGACCGACACCGTAACCCCCACTCCAGGCTCTACCGCCACCTCTCAAGGCACTCCAATACCTACCGCCACTGTTCCAGCCGCCGCTCCGGTCAGCGTGTCCTCGCAGGAACTTAGTGTGCCGGAAATTGTTCAGCGGCTCAAGCCTTCCGTGGTGCACATCCAGACCGAGGCTGTGCGTCTCGACTCATTAAACCGGCCCGTGCCCTCCGCCGGCGTCGGCACCGGCGAGATTCTGGATACCAGCGGGCACGTTCTGACCAACAATCACGTCGTGGAAGGCGCCCAGCGCGTTATCGTGACCCTGAGCGACGGCCGCCCCTTCGAGGCGAGAATTATCGGCGGCGACGCGCAGTTGGACCTGGCGGTGCTCAAAATCGAAGCCGGCGGCCTCACCCCTATTCCTATCGGACAGTCCTCGTCCATGCAAGTCGGCGATAGGGTCATCGCCATCGGACACGCCCTGAATTTGGTCGGCGGCCCCACCGTCACCGGCGGCCTTGTCAGCGCCCTGGACCGCTCCATAGATATCGACCAGAACACCACCATTCAGCACCTCATACAGACAGACGCCGCCATCAACCCGGGCAACAGCGGCGGCCCTCTGGTAAACAGCGTGGGCCAGCTTATTGGCATCAACACCGCCCGCCTGCCGGACGCCCAGGGCGTCGGCTTCGCTATCGCCATTGACCCTGTGAAGCCGCTGATTCAGGAGCTTATTCAAAAAGGCAGCATTGACCGCGGCTTCCTTGGCGTTTCCATAGTAACTGTGACGCCCAGCCTGGCCGCCAACTTCAACCTGAGCGTGAAGAGCGGCGTCGCCGTTACCGCCGTATCCGCGGACGCGCCGGCCCAGGCCGCGGGGATTCGCGCCGGCGACATCATCGTTTCCTTAGCCGGCAGGCCCGTCAATAACGTGGCGGAACTGGACCGCATCCTCATTGAAAACCGGGCCGGCACAACTGTGGAGGTGGAGGTGGTGCGGGGAACGCAGCGGATGAAGTTCAACGTCACTCTGGCTCAGCGGCCTCGTTAG
- a CDS encoding SDR family oxidoreductase, with protein sequence MEVQFQGKTAIVTGAAQGIGRAITHGLAEHGAVVWACDIDKPGLERARDAAGAKAKTRIHTSVTDVTSKAAVDRLAAEASKSTGRVDILVHVAGGVIGQTGQPLEKVTESQWQAIFDVNLKGAFLFAQAVTPAMKKAGYGKILFISSGAGLGVSLTGIQAYAAAKAGQIGLVRQFAHELGPFGINVNSVAPGFIRSNPSTERQWEAMGAEGQKRLLDAFAIKRPGKPEDIANAVMFLVSDYSSWITGQTLSVNGGR encoded by the coding sequence ATGGAAGTCCAGTTTCAGGGCAAGACCGCTATTGTTACAGGCGCGGCCCAGGGCATTGGCCGGGCCATCACCCACGGCCTCGCCGAGCACGGCGCCGTAGTTTGGGCCTGCGATATCGATAAACCAGGCCTGGAGCGCGCCCGCGACGCCGCCGGTGCCAAGGCCAAGACCAGAATACATACCTCGGTCACAGATGTCACCAGCAAGGCCGCGGTAGACCGCCTGGCCGCCGAAGCGTCTAAGTCTACCGGTCGAGTGGACATCCTGGTCCACGTAGCGGGAGGGGTGATCGGCCAGACCGGGCAGCCTTTGGAGAAGGTAACGGAGAGCCAGTGGCAGGCCATCTTCGATGTCAACCTAAAGGGAGCATTCCTCTTTGCTCAGGCCGTGACCCCCGCTATGAAGAAGGCCGGCTATGGCAAAATCCTATTCATATCCAGCGGAGCGGGCCTGGGTGTTAGTCTTACGGGCATCCAGGCCTACGCCGCCGCCAAGGCGGGGCAGATTGGGCTGGTGCGGCAGTTCGCTCATGAGCTTGGCCCCTTTGGAATCAACGTCAATAGCGTGGCCCCAGGCTTCATCCGCTCCAACCCGTCCACCGAGCGCCAGTGGGAGGCCATGGGCGCGGAAGGCCAAAAGCGGCTGCTGGACGCCTTCGCCATAAAACGGCCCGGCAAGCCTGAGGACATCGCCAACGCCGTCATGTTCCTGGTGTCTGATTACTCCTCTTGGATAACCGGCCAGACCCTATCTGTTAACGGCGGACGCTAA
- a CDS encoding N(4)-(beta-N-acetylglucosaminyl)-L-asparaginase, with amino-acid sequence MSKPIVIASANGSVGMSASMAVLQRGGSALDAVEAGTREVESNIHDHSVGRAGLPNLLGQIELDASIMDGATRRAGAVAALRNYEHPISIARKVMEELPHVLLADRGAARFAKEMGFKQRDLMTAETRRRWREGLDQRAEGADDRRRYLASLRRFSHKTPLPQHSGTVNFIARDRQGNMAVAVSTSGLAWKYPGRVGDSPIIGAGNYADDRFGAAACTGRGELAVRAATARSVVMYLEMGLSIKEAGRKAMNDLKPLTDPFGTFMNIVCMDKDGNHAAFTGTAGAAYVYQTEDMDRHKETLRTVVPLQ; translated from the coding sequence ATGTCCAAGCCTATCGTCATAGCCTCCGCCAACGGTAGCGTCGGCATGAGCGCCAGCATGGCCGTGCTGCAACGCGGCGGCTCAGCCCTGGACGCCGTTGAAGCAGGTACGCGCGAGGTGGAAAGCAACATCCACGACCACTCGGTAGGACGGGCGGGCCTCCCGAACCTCCTGGGCCAAATTGAGCTGGACGCCTCGATTATGGACGGCGCGACGCGGCGGGCGGGGGCCGTGGCGGCCCTTCGCAACTACGAGCATCCCATATCCATAGCTCGGAAGGTTATGGAGGAGCTGCCTCACGTCCTTTTAGCCGACCGGGGCGCGGCGCGATTCGCTAAGGAGATGGGCTTCAAGCAGCGCGACCTAATGACCGCCGAGACCCGCCGCCGATGGCGCGAGGGCCTGGACCAGCGGGCCGAAGGCGCCGATGACCGACGCAGATACCTGGCCTCCCTGCGCCGCTTTTCCCACAAAACGCCCCTGCCGCAGCACAGCGGCACCGTCAATTTCATCGCCCGCGACAGGCAGGGGAACATGGCCGTCGCCGTGTCCACCAGCGGCCTGGCCTGGAAGTACCCGGGCCGCGTCGGCGACTCGCCTATCATCGGCGCGGGCAACTACGCCGACGACCGCTTCGGCGCCGCAGCCTGCACCGGCCGCGGCGAGCTGGCCGTCCGGGCCGCCACCGCCCGCTCAGTTGTCATGTATCTAGAAATGGGCCTGTCGATTAAAGAGGCGGGAAGGAAGGCCATGAATGACCTCAAGCCCCTGACTGACCCCTTCGGCACGTTTATGAACATCGTCTGCATGGACAAGGACGGCAATCACGCCGCCTTCACCGGAACCGCCGGCGCGGCCTACGTGTACCAGACTGAGGATATGGACAGGCACAAAGAGACACTTCGCACTGTGGTCCCGCTGCAATAA
- a CDS encoding DUF72 domain-containing protein has translation MANTYIGTCSWTDASLLKAATFYPGRAATADERLRFYSAVFPIVEVDSSYYALPSAANARLWSERTPPGFKFHIKAFRLFTFHWTEVKSLPKDLKSIAPLEKDRFYFRDASNELRNELMNRFSRAIAPLSETGKLGIVLLQFPKWVTPRPDAFDHILRMQSALRPHQVAVEFRNKAWLTEQRGKETLRWLEDNKLAFVCVDEPQGFVSSVPPVAAATTDIAYARFHGRNQGNWEKPGQSVIDRFDWYYKDEELREWLPKIRTLQEEAREVHLLFNTNKGDQGPFNAIKLGRMLGEGLGDEEAVRSVEPRLGLVGEQLELGAGVGRA, from the coding sequence GTGGCGAACACGTACATCGGCACCTGTTCATGGACGGACGCGAGCCTGCTGAAGGCTGCGACCTTTTATCCTGGCCGGGCCGCTACCGCAGATGAGAGACTTCGTTTTTACAGCGCGGTCTTTCCCATTGTGGAAGTAGACTCGTCATACTATGCCCTGCCCAGCGCGGCCAACGCTCGATTGTGGTCGGAACGCACGCCGCCGGGGTTTAAGTTCCATATTAAGGCCTTCAGGCTGTTTACTTTCCACTGGACGGAGGTCAAGTCGCTGCCCAAGGACCTCAAGTCCATCGCGCCGCTGGAGAAGGACAGGTTTTATTTCAGGGACGCTTCCAATGAGCTTAGGAACGAATTGATGAACAGGTTCAGCAGGGCAATCGCGCCGCTCTCCGAGACGGGAAAACTGGGGATAGTTTTGCTCCAGTTTCCCAAGTGGGTGACGCCTCGTCCAGATGCTTTCGACCACATACTGCGGATGCAGTCGGCGCTGCGGCCCCACCAGGTGGCGGTGGAGTTCCGAAACAAGGCCTGGCTAACGGAACAGCGAGGCAAGGAAACCTTGCGATGGCTGGAGGACAACAAGCTGGCCTTTGTGTGCGTCGATGAGCCGCAGGGCTTCGTGTCCAGCGTGCCGCCCGTGGCGGCGGCCACCACCGACATCGCCTACGCGCGGTTCCACGGCCGCAACCAGGGGAACTGGGAGAAGCCCGGGCAGTCGGTCATCGACCGCTTCGACTGGTATTACAAGGACGAGGAGCTGCGGGAATGGCTTCCTAAGATTCGCACGCTGCAGGAGGAAGCTCGGGAGGTCCACCTGCTGTTCAACACCAACAAGGGCGACCAGGGGCCGTTCAACGCCATTAAGCTAGGCCGAATGCTGGGTGAGGGACTTGGGGACGAAGAGGCGGTGAGGTCGGTGGAGCCGAGACTGGGGCTTGTGGGGGAGCAGTTGGAGTTGGGCGCCGGGGTTGGACGAGCCTAG
- a CDS encoding HEAT repeat domain-containing protein: MGSPGHGKIASRGRMLMVWIVVVGIASLLAGLGLALGIWHSRNRQKLNLTLDQIGTLARLTKETGGIRSEVKAFLTSSAVFPRLLEMLQSRQLSIKLNAMKTLSSIDGPAVVEPLLSQLFQSDPAIRDAAVASLTSLEDPSALDLILSRWSDYPMDLVAEALSRKGPGVVPKVGPLVTHASASVRAYSVEVLRRIKSTESARFIADALRDPQPAVRANAAAALGEAHAGYVGPLVQSLFSDPAPEVRCQASLSLGKLGSPDAAQALSKAFVGLGDVFLPWDSTVLLWKAYKNSLEEMGALDSTLRSIADLKPDGLDRWFRIAVTAGDMDVVFRAVEAAPQTAEKGRESLVQAVLLHGEDFVFQRLVSALSGHPPHLMGARTAMQGMRWSKANEDRLAAEFKGVLDGPGRPVWDSGTAVTRERQGSGSTINNPEVKAKAEAPVTAPSRPENLESLNLITMGPVLVMDEEPRRRHMTRTQLERQGLAVLGEAGDPQEVNSMLESLPAHTVVICSASFPGALWILRDLMLIFPEVGVVLVSNNKIDVKLFQSALPREPRLISDTQDNRVVMEAISGVTRRSL; encoded by the coding sequence ATGGGGAGCCCGGGCCACGGGAAGATAGCCAGTAGGGGTCGCATGCTCATGGTGTGGATTGTGGTGGTGGGGATCGCAAGCCTCCTCGCCGGCTTGGGGCTGGCCTTGGGAATCTGGCATTCTAGGAACCGTCAGAAACTTAACCTTACCCTGGACCAGATTGGCACTCTAGCCCGGTTGACTAAAGAGACCGGTGGCATCCGCTCAGAAGTAAAAGCCTTTCTCACTTCTTCCGCCGTCTTCCCTCGACTGTTGGAGATGCTCCAGTCCCGGCAGTTGTCCATCAAGTTGAACGCCATGAAGACCCTTAGCAGCATTGATGGTCCCGCGGTTGTGGAGCCGCTGCTCTCCCAACTGTTCCAGTCAGACCCGGCCATTAGAGATGCGGCGGTCGCGAGTCTGACCTCCTTGGAGGACCCGTCTGCCCTGGACCTGATTTTGTCGCGTTGGAGTGACTACCCCATGGATCTGGTGGCCGAGGCACTTTCGCGAAAGGGCCCGGGCGTCGTTCCCAAGGTCGGGCCTCTGGTTACCCATGCCTCAGCCAGTGTCCGGGCTTATTCGGTGGAGGTGCTCAGACGCATCAAGTCCACTGAATCGGCGCGGTTTATCGCAGACGCTCTGCGGGACCCTCAACCTGCGGTGAGGGCCAACGCTGCAGCTGCTCTAGGCGAAGCTCATGCTGGCTATGTGGGGCCGCTGGTGCAGTCACTCTTTTCGGACCCGGCGCCGGAGGTCCGATGCCAGGCGTCTCTGAGTTTGGGGAAACTCGGGAGTCCCGACGCCGCTCAAGCCCTTTCAAAAGCGTTTGTTGGCTTGGGTGATGTTTTCCTTCCGTGGGACTCGACTGTTCTTCTTTGGAAGGCTTATAAGAATAGCCTGGAGGAGATGGGAGCGCTGGACAGTACGTTGAGGTCTATCGCTGACCTCAAACCGGATGGACTGGACCGATGGTTCCGCATTGCCGTAACTGCCGGAGACATGGATGTTGTGTTCAGAGCTGTTGAAGCGGCCCCCCAAACCGCCGAAAAAGGAAGGGAGAGTCTGGTACAGGCCGTGCTCTTGCACGGCGAGGATTTCGTTTTCCAGCGCCTCGTGTCGGCGTTGAGCGGTCACCCTCCCCACTTGATGGGGGCTCGAACGGCAATGCAAGGCATGCGCTGGTCCAAGGCCAATGAGGACCGACTGGCCGCCGAGTTCAAGGGCGTTTTGGACGGTCCTGGCAGGCCTGTATGGGACAGTGGGACCGCTGTAACAAGGGAAAGGCAGGGTTCAGGATCCACGATCAATAACCCAGAAGTGAAAGCTAAGGCTGAGGCGCCAGTTACCGCGCCGTCACGGCCTGAAAACCTCGAATCGCTGAACCTCATCACCATGGGGCCTGTTCTCGTAATGGATGAGGAGCCGCGCCGCCGGCATATGACGCGAACTCAACTGGAACGGCAAGGCCTTGCCGTTCTGGGAGAGGCTGGAGATCCCCAAGAAGTCAATTCCATGTTAGAGAGTCTCCCGGCCCATACTGTTGTGATTTGCTCTGCCAGCTTTCCGGGCGCCCTCTGGATCTTAAGGGATTTGATGCTGATCTTTCCGGAGGTTGGCGTGGTGTTGGTCAGTAATAACAAAATAGACGTCAAACTTTTTCAATCGGCCCTTCCCCGGGAGCCGCGACTCATTTCTGATACGCAGGACAACCGCGTCGTCATGGAGGCAATCTCCGGTGTCACCCGCAGAAGCCTCTAG
- a CDS encoding glycosyltransferase yields the protein MPTGTLGIWAMVISVAVVTGVAVLSLRQKSGKRVRWLLAAVALALAARYLIWRGLSGLNLSSPDVFISLPLFVAEVYFGIQLSLFVLQALRVPPRRSEPLPPAKSPWVDVFIATYNEPLDIIRRTVVACSELEYSKKTIYLLDDGNRPQVKAMAEALGIRYLTRPDNLGAKGGNINAALNRTDGEFVVMFDADHIPVRTFLTETLGFFSDPKVAFVQTVQHFYNSDPFQRNLRLGDRIPHEQSLFFDVIMPGKDAYGAAFWTGTGAVFRREALEELGGVLSPTVTEDFHTSLELNRRGWRSVHLNRPLSAGLAPESFAGYLSQRLRWTHGMFSVWWKSNPLITSGLTLGQRLCHVAAVYYFMYGLARLPFLAAPLTFLFWGLEPVDATIGEFLAYYVPAYVSLFVIFPVISNGKRMTLASEVYETATCLVQAPAALIALAVPRRRAFKVTPKGLEHSSPRLNILLAAPQACVLGLCVAGLLKGTLDLSRGLPQPQMDATIINMVWTFYNAFLCLAAVAIAREQPQARGVFSRKLRLNCHFQLDTSVLSGEVVSMNTHGATLMTVWSGPLPGLFSLKIFGKDGETIELTAQRVAARMVGNSGTSLQKVEVRFLLGSASKYTEVDRFLFHSPWAWEDEPTPTRQVWRGLAALMMAPLIVWIPQIRRPRKVSIARPRVSPRPAMVDG from the coding sequence ATGCCGACTGGCACCCTTGGTATCTGGGCGATGGTGATTAGTGTGGCCGTGGTGACTGGTGTAGCCGTGCTATCGCTTCGCCAAAAGTCAGGCAAAAGGGTCCGCTGGCTGTTGGCCGCGGTTGCTCTGGCCCTGGCGGCGAGATACCTAATATGGCGCGGCCTGTCCGGGCTCAATCTTTCGTCGCCCGACGTTTTCATCTCGTTGCCGCTTTTTGTCGCGGAGGTTTACTTCGGCATCCAATTGAGTCTTTTTGTACTTCAGGCTCTACGTGTCCCGCCCCGACGATCCGAACCCTTGCCGCCGGCCAAGTCGCCTTGGGTGGACGTTTTCATAGCGACCTATAACGAGCCTCTGGATATCATCCGTCGTACTGTTGTGGCCTGTTCCGAACTGGAGTACTCCAAGAAAACGATCTATCTGCTGGATGACGGCAACCGGCCCCAGGTGAAAGCCATGGCGGAGGCCCTGGGAATCCGCTATCTGACCAGGCCAGATAACCTAGGGGCTAAGGGGGGCAACATAAACGCCGCGTTAAATCGCACGGACGGTGAATTCGTAGTAATGTTTGATGCTGACCATATCCCAGTCCGTACCTTCCTGACGGAGACCCTAGGGTTCTTCAGTGACCCGAAGGTTGCCTTTGTTCAGACGGTCCAACATTTTTATAACTCCGATCCTTTTCAGCGCAACTTACGCCTTGGGGACAGGATCCCCCATGAACAGAGCCTGTTTTTCGACGTGATAATGCCGGGAAAAGATGCCTACGGTGCTGCATTCTGGACTGGGACTGGTGCAGTATTCCGCAGGGAGGCCCTGGAGGAGTTGGGTGGGGTGCTTAGCCCTACGGTCACCGAGGACTTCCACACCAGCCTTGAGCTTAATAGGCGCGGTTGGAGGTCGGTGCATCTCAACCGACCCCTGTCGGCGGGCCTAGCGCCCGAGAGCTTCGCGGGCTACTTGAGTCAGCGGCTCCGTTGGACCCATGGCATGTTTAGTGTGTGGTGGAAGTCTAATCCCCTGATCACTTCAGGACTCACACTGGGCCAACGACTCTGTCACGTGGCGGCCGTTTACTACTTTATGTATGGCCTGGCGAGGCTGCCGTTCCTGGCTGCTCCCCTGACCTTCCTGTTTTGGGGTCTAGAGCCTGTCGACGCCACCATAGGAGAGTTTCTGGCTTACTATGTCCCGGCATACGTTTCCTTATTTGTAATATTCCCCGTCATATCAAATGGGAAACGAATGACGCTGGCGTCGGAAGTTTACGAAACGGCCACGTGTCTGGTCCAGGCCCCTGCTGCGCTGATTGCTCTGGCCGTACCTCGTCGCCGCGCCTTCAAAGTAACACCTAAGGGCCTGGAGCATTCCAGTCCTCGACTTAACATATTGCTGGCAGCGCCCCAGGCGTGTGTCCTGGGACTTTGTGTGGCAGGTTTGTTGAAAGGAACCCTGGACTTGAGCAGAGGCCTACCGCAGCCGCAGATGGACGCCACCATTATTAATATGGTGTGGACTTTCTATAACGCCTTCCTGTGTCTGGCGGCCGTAGCCATAGCACGCGAACAGCCTCAGGCTAGAGGAGTTTTCTCACGAAAACTTCGATTAAACTGCCATTTCCAGCTGGATACTTCAGTCCTCTCTGGGGAGGTCGTGTCTATGAATACCCATGGCGCGACGCTCATGACCGTCTGGAGCGGCCCATTGCCGGGACTGTTCAGCCTGAAGATATTTGGCAAGGACGGAGAGACCATCGAGCTCACGGCCCAGCGTGTGGCAGCCCGGATGGTTGGGAATTCCGGGACTTCGCTTCAGAAGGTAGAAGTCCGGTTCCTGTTAGGCTCCGCATCGAAGTACACCGAAGTTGACAGGTTCCTGTTTCACAGCCCCTGGGCGTGGGAAGATGAGCCCACGCCAACCCGACAGGTCTGGCGTGGGCTGGCTGCACTGATGATGGCCCCGCTGATAGTGTGGATACCCCAAATCCGGAGGCCCAGAAAAGTTTCTATTGCTCGGCCGAGGGTCTCGCCTCGCCCCGCTATGGTCGACGGCTAG
- a CDS encoding HlyC/CorC family transporter, producing the protein MDDSGLSSGIALVISLLVLAYARLVEAAPGGKSDRARHADLSAALKTAALIAVAASAALFFYSFDWMSWPVASVLFVGILALVAAMNLGVSRFVHRYPRKALALAYFWRQAAQRKQEANGGDLQTSDIRAPIQEIAPKVGDEEEDLVIVADQPVELDQRERSMIRSILELDEYTARDIMVPRVDIVAVEASDSVADVARLMQDKGHSRLPVYQETIDNIVGIVHSRDLMSLLVSATPAPPLEKLWRQAYFVPDSKRLDRLLADFQKLRVQMALVVDEHGGIAGLVTLEDLLEEIVGEIEDEYSPATTPRVMRADNGDLIVDARVSLYDLEEYLPLSADEMDVDTIGGLVYSKLGKIPQMGDEISLNGLRIRVLSTVGRRLGKLRVIPQPPAPVSK; encoded by the coding sequence GTGGACGATAGCGGTTTATCATCGGGCATAGCCCTTGTTATTTCGCTCCTGGTTCTGGCCTACGCCAGACTCGTGGAGGCCGCTCCCGGCGGCAAGAGCGATAGGGCGCGCCACGCCGATTTATCCGCCGCCCTCAAGACTGCTGCTCTTATAGCGGTTGCCGCTTCCGCCGCCTTGTTCTTCTACTCCTTCGACTGGATGTCATGGCCCGTCGCGTCGGTGCTATTCGTAGGTATTTTGGCGCTGGTCGCCGCTATGAATCTGGGCGTGAGCAGGTTTGTCCATCGCTATCCCCGGAAGGCTCTGGCCCTGGCCTATTTCTGGCGTCAGGCAGCCCAGCGCAAGCAGGAGGCCAACGGCGGCGATTTGCAGACCTCAGATATCCGGGCGCCAATCCAGGAAATCGCTCCCAAGGTGGGCGATGAGGAAGAGGACCTGGTTATTGTGGCCGACCAGCCCGTGGAACTGGACCAGCGGGAGCGCTCCATGATCCGATCCATCCTGGAGCTGGACGAATATACCGCCCGCGACATCATGGTGCCGCGCGTCGACATTGTGGCGGTGGAGGCCAGTGACAGCGTCGCCGACGTGGCCAGGCTTATGCAGGACAAAGGCCACAGCCGCCTGCCCGTGTACCAGGAGACCATCGATAACATCGTTGGCATTGTCCACTCGCGAGACCTGATGTCTCTGCTAGTATCCGCCACTCCCGCGCCGCCCCTGGAGAAGCTATGGCGTCAGGCTTACTTTGTGCCCGACTCCAAACGCCTGGACCGGCTTCTGGCGGACTTCCAGAAGCTGCGCGTGCAGATGGCCCTGGTGGTGGATGAGCATGGCGGTATCGCCGGCCTGGTGACGCTGGAGGACCTGCTGGAGGAGATCGTCGGCGAGATCGAAGACGAATATTCCCCCGCCACTACGCCCCGCGTCATGCGCGCCGATAACGGCGACCTCATCGTCGACGCCCGCGTCTCCCTCTACGACCTTGAGGAGTACCTGCCCCTCTCCGCCGACGAGATGGATGTGGACACCATCGGCGGGCTGGTCTACAGCAAGCTGGGGAAGATACCCCAAATGGGGGACGAGATCTCGCTGAACGGCCTGCGAATCCGCGTGCTGTCCACCGTGGGCCGCAGGTTGGGCAAGCTGCGGGTCATCCCCCAGCCGCCTGCGCCGGTCAGCAAATAG